Genomic DNA from Gilliamella sp. ESL0441:
AATGGAATTGATGAAAATGGGAATCTTACCGGTGGTCCAATTCCAAGTGATCTAGATGGTAAAGATGAAGGTCCAGGTGATGTTGACAATCCAAATTTAAATGGATTTGGTCCAATTGCATCAGATGAAATGAAAGTTTATATTCTCGCAGCTGATTCAAATGATAACTACAGCATAGCTTCGAGTACTTTAGTTCCTAAACAAGGCGGTAAATATAAAGCAGTTGTATGGTTAGATAAAAATGGAAATGGTGTATTAGATGCTAATGATGTTGATTTAAGTGCGAATTATAACTTTAAATGGTCATTAGATGGAAATTACGAAAGTGTACCAGCGTCAGCCGATGTAATTGCAAGTACACAAGTGATTACTTTAGGTCAACTTAATAGTGATAGCATGTATGCAAGTGGTAACTATAAAGCTGGTGCTCAAGGTTATAATCTTAAAGTTACGGCAGAAATTAAACCATAATTATTTAAACGTTAAATTGAAAACCACTCGAGAGAGTGGTTTTTTTTGCTTCAAGCTATAGTTAAAATATCGATTAAATAGATAGAAACATTATTTGATGAAACGATATGATTTATCTGAATTATCGCTATCGATTTCTTAAACTATCACTAATATGATTCAAGTATGGGATTGTTATTTGGCTTTCAGTTAAAAAAAGAATTTACAGCTGACTTAAAATAGTTATTCGATAGGAGCTAACCAATTTTTGATGTATGTTTTAAGTTAACTTATTCATCATTTTTGAAAAAAAATTGATTTAATAAGTTAACCCTTTAGTTTAGATAAAGCATTTTTAGATTGTCATTTGTACTAAATATATTTATTGGTACAGACACCTATATTTTATGTTTATAAATAAGTAGAAGTTTTTCTTAAGTAGACAAGTACTGAGCCATGGTGACTAAATTAAATATCCATTTCGGATAAACACCACAAATTATTATCAGTAATGCTGATATTGCAATAAGAACTTCACTCAATCGAAAATCTTGCCATTTAATATTCATGAGGGGATTATTTACAAGCTGATCATCACGACAATTTGGTCTTAAATAAAGGTTGATAACTAAGCGAGCATAAAAATAAAGTCCCAGTGCGCTACCAATAACGACAGCTGCCATTAACCACCATAATTCGGCTGTCACCCCTAATAAAATTAATAAAAATCTACCAATAAAACCGACTGTTAACGGCATACCAGCTAAGGATAATAAACCCACTCCCATAGCTGAGGCAAGAATTGGACGTCTCCAAAATAATCCGGATAAATCGATTTCATTCTCATGATCGCGTAATTCATTCGAATGTGATTCTAAACTTATTACACCTAAAACTGTAATATTGGCAAGGGTATAACCAATTAGATATACTCCAATGGTTTCCAATGCTAATACTTGATATTGCACCGCAATTAAAGCAATGAATAAATAACCAAAATGGGCAATAGAGGAATAAGCTAATAGCCTTTTTAAACTACTTTGTATGAATGCAAATAAATTCCCCCATAAAATTGAAAAGAATGCCATGAACACTAAAATAATACGTATGGTTTCGTTGTTTACAATCGGGGCTAATAAAAACAATCTAGCAATAGCACAAAAGATAGCAACCTTACCAACGGTTGATAATAATAAGGCAACAATCGTTGGTGAACCTTGATAGACATCCGGTAGCCAAAGTTGAAAAGGCACGAGAGATAGTTTAAAACCGATACCCACTAACATTAAACAGACACCCATTAATAACAATGGACTTTGAGATGTCATTGTTGATAATTGATAACTTAAACCACTAAAGGTTAATTCACCAGATGCGGCATAATAAAATGCTATGCCCATAAGCAAGAATGCACTAGCAATAGTAGATAAAATCATATATTTTACGGCGGCTTCTAGTGAATGAGTTTGAATATATTGGTAACCAATGAGTCCTATAAAAGGAATGGAGAGTAATTCAACGCCAATAAAAAAAGCCATTAAATGGCTAGCATACATTAACGTTACACCGCCTAACGCCATAAAAACTAATATTAAATAAAACAGGCCTTGTGAAGTTTGTTCTTGTTTAAACCAACGAAATGCTAAGCAGCTTACGATAATTGATATCATTAAAATTAAACTACTATAAAGTAAACCATATCCATCACATGTAAAAAGTGTGGTGATTTCTTGTGACACCCAATCAGTATTATCTTCGTTTAGTTTCAGGCGTGAAGAATGTTTAGGCGCCTTTACAACATGTTTATGCTCAGTTGAATTGTTTTCTAACGTTATGTTATCGTTAGTAATTTTACTTTCTGTCGTATTGTTATCTGATGCCGTAGGGGCTGTAGGTGGAGTTTCAATAGCAAGTATTTTTTCTTTAGAAAAATTTGAAAATGTTGGAAGAGTTAAAGAAAAAGATAGTTGCATATTATCACTACTGATATCAGTAATGTTTTTATTATTGATAGAAATTTTATATCCAATTATCGCTGCGCTGAATAAAGCTAAGCTTAACCCGCTTATAGTTAAAATTGCACATTTTTTTGTTTCAATTTTTAAAAAAAATATTGAAAACAACAAGATAATTATTGTAACGCTCAATATGAAAATAGGCGATAAAGCAATCATAACTTATTATTCTCCTACTCGTTCCGTAGTGATATATTGTTGTATTTGGTTAACAACAGAATAAGACATATCTAAAATCAATTGAGGATATAGACCGATAAGAATAAGTACAGCTGATAAACTGCTTAATAATAATAAATCTTTTTTACTTAGTTGATTTTTTGGTGCAGTCTCTTCATCTGGAACACTAAAAAATATAGGTTGCATACGTATAATAAATGATATAGATAGCAATAATAATCCAATAGCTAATAAGATTGTATAATAAGAATAAGAACCAAAACTACCAAGTAACATAAGATAATTACCAATAAAATTTGCTGTACCAGGAATACCTAAAACAGCCAATATAAAAAATAATGTAAAAGTTGAAAGATAACTAACTTGGTGCTTAACACCCGAAAATTGATTAATATTTCGAGTTGAATAACATTCAACTAACAGGCCACTAATAATAAACATGCCTACAATAGCGAAATTGATAGCAATCATCTGTATGATGACACCTTGATAGGCAATAATTGAACCACTATAGATAATAGCTGTAAGAAAAGACATAAGTGCAATGTGGATATAGGCAATCAATTTTTTTATGTCAGTTTGTGTAAATGCAACTAAAGCGGAATAAAAAATTGAAAATAAGGCAAGTGCCAAAATATAAGGTACGATCATCAGCGTTGCGTTTGGAAATAGTGGAATTACAAAACGCAGTATTCCGAAAATTGTGGTACTAAGTAATAAGCCACTTATCATCATCGAACCTGTAGTTGATGATTCTATATGAGCTTCGATAAACCAATTATGAAATGGGACAAAAGGGACTCGAACAATAAAGGCAGCCATAAAGCCAAGCATCAACCAAAATTCAGTATTGCTCGAAATGGGAGTTTTCGTTAGAACTCGGTAATCAAATGTCCAATGACCTGTTAAATTCCAATTAATCAACACCAGTGACACGATAGAGATTAACATCAATAAACTACTAACTTGAGTATAAATTAAAAATTTACTTGCGCCATTGAAACGTAATAATGAGTTTGAATCCCGTCTTCCCCATAATGAAATTAAAAAATAAACTGGTATGGTAGCGGCTTCCCAAAAAAAGAATAGTAAAAATAGATCTGTTACGGTAAATAATAATATAACGGCCGAAGTCATTAATAAAATACTAAAATA
This window encodes:
- a CDS encoding NuoM family protein, which translates into the protein MLLWLVFLPVLGGFIGWLCPIFIHRKVASSDTQPRWNNLSFIIALITISITLILIINLWLNAAATIEQGENWAEEVNFEWISLLGIRFHLCLDSLSIIVISSSLLIVLITIIYSSKENINNPGLFYFSILLMTSAVILLFTVTDLFLLFFFWEAATIPVYFLISLWGRRDSNSLLRFNGASKFLIYTQVSSLLMLISIVSLVLINWNLTGHWTFDYRVLTKTPISSNTEFWLMLGFMAAFIVRVPFVPFHNWFIEAHIESSTTGSMMISGLLLSTTIFGILRFVIPLFPNATLMIVPYILALALFSIFYSALVAFTQTDIKKLIAYIHIALMSFLTAIIYSGSIIAYQGVIIQMIAINFAIVGMFIISGLLVECYSTRNINQFSGVKHQVSYLSTFTLFFILAVLGIPGTANFIGNYLMLLGSFGSYSYYTILLAIGLLLLSISFIIRMQPIFFSVPDEETAPKNQLSKKDLLLLSSLSAVLILIGLYPQLILDMSYSVVNQIQQYITTERVGE
- a CDS encoding NADH-quinone oxidoreductase subunit N; the protein is MQLSFSLTLPTFSNFSKEKILAIETPPTAPTASDNNTTESKITNDNITLENNSTEHKHVVKAPKHSSRLKLNEDNTDWVSQEITTLFTCDGYGLLYSSLILMISIIVSCLAFRWFKQEQTSQGLFYLILVFMALGGVTLMYASHLMAFFIGVELLSIPFIGLIGYQYIQTHSLEAAVKYMILSTIASAFLLMGIAFYYAASGELTFSGLSYQLSTMTSQSPLLLMGVCLMLVGIGFKLSLVPFQLWLPDVYQGSPTIVALLLSTVGKVAIFCAIARLFLLAPIVNNETIRIILVFMAFFSILWGNLFAFIQSSLKRLLAYSSIAHFGYLFIALIAVQYQVLALETIGVYLIGYTLANITVLGVISLESHSNELRDHENEIDLSGLFWRRPILASAMGVGLLSLAGMPLTVGFIGRFLLILLGVTAELWWLMAAVVIGSALGLYFYARLVINLYLRPNCRDDQLVNNPLMNIKWQDFRLSEVLIAISALLIIICGVYPKWIFNLVTMAQYLST